A single region of the Pygocentrus nattereri isolate fPygNat1 chromosome 27, fPygNat1.pri, whole genome shotgun sequence genome encodes:
- the sdc2 gene encoding syndecan-2 produces the protein MRNIWMLLTLGLAAFLSGERIVVSAAKSVTSDDLYLEDTGSGGYPEDDDDFSSGSGSGAGEEVEEVVTVNTLFIAPKAEPTQDTTKDFTPRVEISTSRDIPREMPRKPVRTEPPAPVTEDLRRNPLTSTTSSPRSPVEPFEVRSENLFQRTEVLAAVIAGGVIGFLFAIFLILLLVYRMRKKDEGSYDLGERKPSGAAYQKAPTKEFYA, from the exons ATAGTGGTCTCAGCAGCAAAGTCTGTGACCTCTGATGACCTATACCTGGAGGACACGGGTTCTGGAGGATACCCTGAAGACGACGATGACTTCAGCTCTGGATCAGGCTCAG GTGCTGGAGAGGAAGTGGAGGAGGTAGTTACAGTGAACACACTCTTCATAGCACCCAAAGCAGAGCCCACACAGGACACGACCAAAGACTTCACACCCAGAGTAGAGATCTCCACATCCCGGGACATCCCAAGGGAAATGCCCAGGAAGCCTGTCAGGACAGAG CCTCCAGCTCCTGTTACAGAGGACCTGCGCAGGAATCCTCTGACCAGCACCACCAGCTCCCCACGCTCCCCTGTGGAGCCCTTTGAGGTGCGCTCTGAAAATCTCTTCCAGAGGACAGAGGTTTTGGCAG ccGTCATTGCAGGCGGAGTTATTGGCTTTCTCTTTGCCATCTTCCTCATCCTTCTTTTGGTGTACCGTATGAGGAAGAAGGATGAAGGCAGCTATGATCTCGGAGAAAGGAAGCCCTCTGGAGCAGCTTATCAGAAGGCTCCCACCAAGGAGTTTTATGCATAG